The stretch of DNA ATCAGAAGGTGTTGTGAATCGAATGACAGGATATTTCTTATTGCTAAAGATAATAGTAATAATGTGGTTGGTCTCTGTACCCTCCTTTTTGGAAATACATTGATAAATCAAAATCACATAGGAGAGATTGGTGTAGCCGTAGACGAAAAATATAGGGGAAGGGGTATTTCTTCAAAGCTGGTTAAAGAGATGATCAATATTTCTAGAGACTCAAGTATCAGAATAATAAAAGCC from Nitrospinota bacterium encodes:
- a CDS encoding GNAT family N-acetyltransferase; protein product: MDIEIRKAKPEDYWDIVDFTKRMGNERSGFASYMAFSDYDIIRRCCESNDRIFLIAKDNSNNVVGLCTLLFGNTLINQNHIGEIGVAVDEKYRGRGISSKLVKEMINISRDSSIRIIKA